CCTGGAATAGAGCTCCGTTCGAAAAAGATCCACCTGGGAAAATTCCAGTAGCATGATCCAATTCTGAGGAAACCACTTTGATATTAAAAATTGGAGCAAGTACGTCATTGATAAAAACAACGCAAGGCCGGCGATGTATATCCAACGTTTGCTAGACAGCAGACCGACAATATAACCAACGACAGCAATAAACCATACGGGGATCACCGATGTGAGCAAAATGAGAATGCCATATAAAGCGTCAGAAATAGGCGTTCCATCAATGAGGATGACATTTATTGCGAAAAAAATAGCCGGTATAGCCGCGATGATAGACATCGGTGCCGCCAACGCAACAATCTTCATAGCCTGTAATTGCAAGTAGCGAGAGGGCAGCGCATGAAGGATCAGATTGCTCCTAGTGAGCGTCTCCCGTCTGGCCAGATGCATCGCAAGTAGCAGCGTAAACAGAAATACAATCATCAGAAACTGACTCTGATGCATCGCATACATTCCTCTACTATCAGCAAAGTTCTCAATGCTTGAGAATAGATAAAGCACACCACCGCATATGAGGGTGATGACCCAAAATACAGGTCCGCGAAATAATAGCTTCCACTCGACCATGAGATATTTCCAGAAGTTACCCAATTGCGGTACCTCCCGTCATTCTCATGTATGCATCTTCCAGTCCCGGTGAAGCAGCTATCGCATCATCAAACGGTCGTACATTCGATATTACTCGCACCTCATATCCGTTTTGAGTCTTCCTCGCGGTTGCAACAGTGCCAGTCTCCCTAAGTCTTGCTAGCTCTGCCTCGGTCACGACTCCTACCCACACCTGATCGGCTACTCTTACAAGGAGTTCATCTTGCGTGCCATGAAATAATAGCTTTCCTTGCCGCATAATCGCTAATCGGGAGCAGCTGCTCTCGATATCGCTGACAATGTGCGTGGAGAGAATAATAATTTTGCTCTCGCTCCATTCCCCGAGTAAATTGCGGAAGCGAATTCGCTCCTCAGGATCAAGACCTACCGTCGGTTCATCCACAATAATGACTTGCGGATTGCCCAGCAGCGCTTGTGCAATACCAACACGCTGCTTCATGCCTCCTGAGAACCCTCCGATTTTTTTGTTGCGTACACTTGTGAGATTTACCTGCTCCAACACTTCATTAACCTGCAGCTTCCTCTGTATCGTGTTCGACAAACCTTTCATGAGAGCTACATAATCCAAATATTCATAAGCGGTCAGCTTCTTGTATACGCCGAACTCCTGAGGCAAATAGCCGAGCAGTTCTCTGATTTGTTGATCATCCCTGCCTATCTTCAAGCTCCCAAAAGCGACGTCACCAGA
This portion of the Cohnella abietis genome encodes:
- a CDS encoding ABC transporter ATP-binding protein; amino-acid sequence: MQIQIDALSKSYSKGTHALDNLTLSIGSGMFGLLGPNGAGKSTFMQILATLQRPTSGDVAFGSLKIGRDDQQIRELLGYLPQEFGVYKKLTAYEYLDYVALMKGLSNTIQRKLQVNEVLEQVNLTSVRNKKIGGFSGGMKQRVGIAQALLGNPQVIIVDEPTVGLDPEERIRFRNLLGEWSESKIIILSTHIVSDIESSCSRLAIMRQGKLLFHGTQDELLVRVADQVWVGVVTEAELARLRETGTVATARKTQNGYEVRVISNVRPFDDAIAASPGLEDAYMRMTGGTAIG